In the genome of Natronogracilivirga saccharolytica, one region contains:
- a CDS encoding DUF2914 domain-containing protein: MENYSDPGSLENEDTLFVKEFLLAEDVIEREPVEVVESYSMADSRAWCFARIHNNDEMQDLFFKWYHEDELYFEMNSKIGISPNWRTYSSVGLQPGNWRVELQDEQGNVLEEIEFVVSE; this comes from the coding sequence ATGGAAAATTATTCTGATCCCGGTTCATTAGAGAATGAAGACACCCTGTTTGTAAAGGAGTTTCTGCTGGCAGAGGATGTAATTGAGCGGGAACCGGTGGAAGTGGTAGAATCATACAGCATGGCTGACTCCAGAGCCTGGTGCTTTGCCCGGATTCACAACAATGATGAAATGCAGGATCTCTTTTTCAAATGGTATCATGAGGATGAACTCTATTTTGAAATGAACAGTAAAATCGGGATCTCTCCGAACTGGCGCACCTACTCTTCCGTTGGTCTTCAGCCGGGCAACTGGCGGGTTGAACTGCAGGATGAGCAGGGCAATGTTCTCGAAGAAATTGAATTTGTTGTCAGTGAATAG
- a CDS encoding acetate/propionate family kinase: MLVLVINCGSSSVKYQLIETEKEDHVCVGSVERIGAVTSIVKHHIVDQKPVKETTVIEDHNQALKAVMDFILDKENKLVGSVDDIKAVGHRVVHGGESFKDSVLIDESVIEAIEQAIDLAPLHNPPNLSGIEAARKHLPDVPHVAVFDTAFHQTLSPDAYLYGIPNRMYRKYRIRKYGFHGTSHYFVSRRYYRITGKGPDDSKLITCHLGNGSSIAAIKNGDSVDTSMGFTPLSGLIMGTRSGDIDPSILFYLVEKEELSLNNLHALLNRHSGLLGMSGYASDMQDLLEEAKNGDKRCAQAVSSFCYRIRQFIGSYYAVMNGCNALIFTAGIGENSPDIREGALKNLDAMGVELDHDKNRDASLTGERKISTDNSEVDVYVIPTNEELVIAIDAAKIATAYKQSPWI, translated from the coding sequence ATGCTAGTACTCGTCATTAACTGCGGAAGCTCTTCGGTAAAATATCAGCTAATTGAAACAGAAAAAGAAGATCATGTTTGTGTCGGTTCTGTGGAGCGGATCGGGGCAGTCACATCCATTGTAAAACATCATATCGTTGACCAGAAGCCGGTAAAAGAGACGACAGTCATTGAGGATCATAACCAGGCCCTGAAGGCTGTCATGGACTTTATACTGGACAAGGAAAACAAGCTCGTCGGGTCAGTTGATGACATCAAAGCCGTGGGACACCGGGTGGTCCATGGCGGCGAGTCTTTCAAAGATTCCGTTCTTATTGATGAATCGGTTATTGAAGCAATTGAACAGGCCATTGACCTGGCACCACTGCACAATCCTCCAAACCTTTCAGGTATCGAGGCCGCCCGAAAGCATCTTCCCGATGTGCCCCATGTCGCAGTGTTTGATACCGCTTTCCATCAGACCCTGTCACCCGATGCCTATCTGTATGGCATTCCCAACCGGATGTACCGTAAATACCGCATAAGAAAATACGGTTTCCACGGCACCTCTCATTATTTCGTAAGCCGCAGATATTACAGGATTACGGGCAAGGGTCCCGATGACAGCAAGCTGATCACCTGTCACCTTGGCAACGGCTCATCCATAGCGGCTATAAAAAACGGAGATTCAGTTGATACAAGTATGGGTTTTACACCGTTGTCAGGACTTATAATGGGAACCAGGAGCGGAGATATTGACCCGTCCATACTTTTTTATCTGGTTGAAAAGGAAGAGCTTTCACTGAATAATCTGCATGCACTGCTTAACAGACACAGCGGCCTGCTTGGGATGAGCGGGTATGCCAGTGATATGCAGGATCTGCTGGAAGAGGCCAAAAACGGGGACAAGCGCTGTGCCCAGGCCGTTTCAAGCTTCTGTTACCGGATCCGGCAGTTTATCGGCTCCTATTATGCCGTTATGAATGGGTGCAATGCCCTTATTTTCACCGCAGGGATCGGCGAGAACTCGCCTGATATCCGCGAAGGAGCACTTAAGAACCTGGACGCCATGGGGGTTGAGCTGGATCATGACAAAAACCGCGATGCATCACTGACCGGTGAACGAAAAATCAGCACAGACAACTCAGAAGTCGATGTCTACGTTATACCAACCAATGAGGAGTTGGTAATTGCTATAGATGCAGCAAAAATTGCCACTGCTTACAAACAGTCACCGTGGATCTGA
- a CDS encoding carbamoyltransferase: MAGDSVHILGISCYYHDAAAALLTNGELVSAAQEERFTRIKHDQNFPSNAIAWCLEKNGITIKDIDAVVFYDKPFLKFERILETYLAYAPSGIRSAWKALPVWIKQKLWISDHIRSELGFEGELLFPEHHESHAASAFYPSPFEEAAILTMDGVGEWATSSIGHGRGNTITLNRELHFPHSLGLLYSAFTYFTGFRVNSGEYKVMGLAPYGKPKYKDVILSELIDLREDGSFRMNMDYFGYGPGLTMTNRRFSRLFGGPHRKPESPLTQREMDLAASVQYVTEEIMVRMARYAVNVTGSRNLCLAGGVALNCVGNGRILREGICEKLWIQPASGDAGGSAGAAFLGWHRYFKKPRKVTRPDAMKGTFLGPSFGTNDIAEFLRSVPDYAGIADHPHEEPQLLEKTAAHLAGGKVVGWFQGPMEFGPRALGGRSILGDPRSESMQKTLNLKIKYRESFRPFAPSVAEEEVQNYFKLAEPSPYMLLVADVADDIRKPVDESVTGLDKLHQVRSELPAITHVDGSARIQTVNSKTHPRYHGLITSFARLTGCPVIINTSFNVRGEPVVCTPEDAWRCFMRTDMDVLVMDRFIIEKKDKDRLADPEKTMASLQPD, from the coding sequence ATGGCAGGTGACTCCGTTCATATCCTCGGCATTTCATGTTACTACCATGATGCCGCCGCAGCTCTGCTGACCAATGGTGAACTGGTGTCCGCAGCACAGGAGGAGAGATTTACCCGTATCAAACACGACCAGAACTTTCCTTCCAATGCCATTGCATGGTGTCTTGAAAAAAACGGTATCACAATAAAAGACATCGATGCCGTTGTCTTTTATGACAAACCCTTTCTGAAGTTTGAGCGCATACTTGAAACGTATCTGGCATACGCTCCTTCCGGCATTCGAAGCGCCTGGAAAGCCCTGCCTGTGTGGATAAAGCAAAAACTGTGGATATCCGACCATATTCGTTCCGAGCTGGGATTTGAAGGAGAACTGTTGTTTCCGGAGCACCATGAGTCCCACGCGGCATCCGCTTTTTATCCTTCACCTTTTGAAGAAGCAGCAATTCTCACGATGGATGGTGTAGGCGAGTGGGCTACCAGTTCCATCGGTCACGGCCGGGGAAACACAATTACTTTGAACCGCGAGTTGCACTTTCCCCACTCCCTTGGGCTGCTTTACTCCGCATTTACCTATTTCACGGGGTTTCGTGTTAATTCCGGTGAATACAAGGTGATGGGACTGGCACCTTACGGAAAGCCGAAATACAAGGATGTTATTCTCAGCGAATTAATTGATTTGCGGGAGGACGGCTCTTTCCGGATGAATATGGACTACTTTGGCTATGGCCCCGGGCTCACCATGACAAACAGACGGTTTTCCAGACTCTTCGGAGGCCCGCACCGCAAACCGGAATCACCGCTGACACAACGTGAGATGGATCTGGCGGCTTCTGTTCAATACGTTACGGAAGAAATTATGGTACGGATGGCCAGGTATGCCGTGAACGTTACCGGCAGCCGCAACCTCTGCCTTGCCGGTGGTGTTGCATTGAATTGTGTTGGCAACGGCCGCATCCTCAGGGAGGGAATTTGTGAGAAGTTATGGATTCAGCCTGCATCCGGAGATGCGGGCGGGTCGGCCGGTGCGGCATTTCTGGGCTGGCACCGTTATTTCAAAAAACCGCGTAAGGTTACCCGGCCGGATGCCATGAAGGGTACTTTTCTCGGACCTTCATTTGGGACGAACGACATTGCAGAATTTCTCAGGTCTGTTCCGGATTACGCCGGAATTGCTGATCATCCCCACGAAGAGCCGCAACTGCTTGAAAAAACTGCCGCACATCTGGCAGGCGGGAAGGTGGTCGGCTGGTTTCAGGGCCCCATGGAGTTTGGTCCCAGAGCACTTGGCGGACGCTCCATTCTTGGTGACCCCCGCTCGGAATCCATGCAAAAAACACTCAATCTGAAAATCAAATACCGGGAAAGCTTCCGTCCGTTCGCACCAAGTGTTGCCGAGGAAGAGGTTCAAAACTATTTCAAGCTTGCTGAACCCAGTCCGTACATGCTACTGGTTGCTGATGTTGCTGACGATATCCGCAAACCGGTAGACGAATCGGTCACTGGACTCGACAAACTGCATCAGGTTCGTTCGGAACTGCCGGCAATCACCCATGTTGACGGATCGGCGCGTATTCAGACTGTCAACAGCAAAACCCATCCCAGATACCATGGGCTGATCACGTCATTTGCCAGGCTTACGGGGTGTCCGGTTATCATTAACACCAGTTTTAATGTCCGCGGAGAGCCTGTTGTCTGCACTCCCGAGGATGCATGGCGCTGTTTTATGCGCACGGATATGGATGTCCTTGTCATGGATCGGTTTATAATTGAAAAGAAAGACAAAGACCGCCTGGCTGATCCTGAGAAGACCATGGCATCACTTCAACCCGATTAA
- a CDS encoding SxtJ family membrane protein yields MFKKLLSEITINRNVLRQFGWVMAVMLGLIVPVIITWFQDWELVRTAIIVSLAGVLFLLAGLTAPQMLRYPYIIWMLIALVLGTIVTRIIITVVFYLMITPVGFIRRHFGTKDLLGLKPDAEKATYWVIRDDDPRPDRMKKQY; encoded by the coding sequence ATGTTCAAAAAACTGCTCAGTGAAATAACAATAAACAGAAACGTCCTCAGGCAGTTCGGATGGGTCATGGCTGTCATGCTGGGCCTGATAGTGCCTGTGATTATAACCTGGTTTCAGGACTGGGAACTTGTCCGCACGGCCATAATCGTGTCGCTTGCAGGAGTACTTTTTCTGCTTGCGGGTCTGACAGCGCCGCAAATGCTTCGTTATCCGTATATCATTTGGATGCTGATCGCGCTTGTATTGGGTACGATCGTCACCCGTATCATCATTACTGTTGTATTCTATCTGATGATTACCCCGGTCGGATTTATAAGAAGGCATTTCGGGACAAAAGACTTGCTTGGCCTGAAACCGGATGCTGAAAAAGCTACTTACTGGGTGATCCGGGATGACGACCCGCGGCCGGACCGGATGAAGAAGCAGTATTGA
- a CDS encoding NUDIX domain-containing protein — translation MSLKLVDVYPYRQIQEDVRFLIFKRAESAMYAGQWRMIGGKVNPGEHRSSAALRELGEETGCNVHDFWVVPQINQFYDHNTDTIHHIAAFAAGITGQSDIRLNHEHQSYKWVSAPEAKKILKWPEQARLIQLIHDILTTGEVLPEWKINVPQ, via the coding sequence ATGTCATTAAAATTGGTCGATGTTTATCCATACAGGCAGATACAGGAAGATGTCCGGTTTTTGATATTCAAACGCGCCGAATCTGCGATGTACGCCGGGCAGTGGAGGATGATCGGTGGAAAAGTGAATCCGGGTGAGCATCGTTCATCGGCAGCTTTGAGGGAATTAGGAGAAGAAACAGGTTGCAATGTACATGATTTCTGGGTTGTGCCGCAAATTAATCAATTTTATGATCACAATACCGATACCATTCATCACATAGCCGCGTTTGCTGCCGGAATAACCGGTCAATCTGACATAAGATTAAATCATGAGCATCAAAGTTACAAATGGGTTTCCGCTCCGGAGGCAAAAAAAATTCTTAAATGGCCGGAACAGGCTCGCCTTATACAACTGATTCATGATATCTTGACTACCGGCGAAGTTTTACCGGAGTGGAAAATCAATGTGCCGCAGTAA